A window of the Serratia sarumanii genome harbors these coding sequences:
- a CDS encoding SirB2 family protein encodes MMTAYTALKHFHLLTVAISITLFVLRFFWQWRRSPIMGRRWVKVAPHLNDTLLFVSGIALVVTFGFYPLLGMDSWLTEKLFGVIIYILLGYVALGKKTKSQRLRTVAFVLALGCLYLIIKLATTKIPFLMGYL; translated from the coding sequence ATCATGACTGCATACACCGCGTTGAAACATTTCCATTTGCTGACGGTCGCCATCAGTATTACCTTGTTTGTGCTGCGTTTCTTTTGGCAGTGGCGCCGCTCGCCGATCATGGGCCGCCGCTGGGTCAAGGTAGCGCCGCACCTGAACGACACGCTGCTGTTCGTCAGCGGCATCGCGCTGGTGGTGACGTTCGGGTTTTATCCGCTGCTGGGTATGGACTCATGGCTGACCGAGAAGCTGTTTGGCGTTATTATCTATATCCTGCTTGGCTACGTCGCATTGGGCAAGAAGACCAAAAGTCAGCGGCTGCGAACCGTGGCGTTCGTGCTGGCGTTGGGCTGTCTGTATCTGATAATTAAACTTGCCACGACGAAAATACCGTTTCTGATGGGATACCTATGA
- the sirB1 gene encoding invasion regulator SirB1, which produces MSSIADFEFNASPLSEGVILVSQSVRRDFPAADVERKLQQLVDEARAAVPVDITQEQQLDALIELFYKTWGFGGASGVYRLSDAIWLDKVLEGRQGTPVSLGTIFLHIANALDLPLLPVIFPTQLILRADWLDEELWLINPLNGETLSEHQLEVWIKGNLGLGAELEDDDLDESENIMVVRKMLDTLKAALMEEKQLEMALRTSETVLCFDPEDPYEIRDRGLIYAQLECNHIAISDLNYFVEQCPEDPVSEVIKVQIHSIEPKQVTLH; this is translated from the coding sequence ATGAGTAGCATTGCTGATTTTGAATTTAACGCCTCGCCGCTGAGCGAAGGGGTGATCCTGGTGTCGCAGTCGGTGCGGCGCGATTTTCCCGCTGCCGACGTGGAGCGCAAGCTGCAACAGCTGGTGGACGAAGCGCGCGCGGCGGTGCCGGTCGATATCACTCAGGAGCAGCAACTGGATGCGCTCATCGAGCTGTTCTACAAGACCTGGGGATTCGGCGGCGCCAGCGGCGTTTACCGCCTGTCGGACGCCATCTGGCTGGACAAGGTGCTGGAAGGGCGGCAGGGCACGCCGGTCTCGCTGGGCACCATTTTCCTGCACATCGCCAACGCGCTGGATCTGCCGCTGTTGCCGGTGATTTTCCCCACTCAGCTGATCCTGCGCGCCGACTGGCTGGACGAAGAGCTGTGGCTGATCAACCCGCTGAACGGCGAAACCCTGAGCGAGCACCAGCTGGAAGTGTGGATCAAGGGCAACCTGGGGCTGGGCGCCGAGCTGGAAGACGACGACCTCGACGAGTCGGAGAACATCATGGTGGTGCGCAAGATGCTCGATACGCTGAAGGCCGCCCTGATGGAAGAAAAACAGCTGGAAATGGCGCTGCGCACCAGCGAAACGGTGCTGTGCTTCGATCCGGAAGATCCGTACGAGATCCGCGACCGCGGGCTGATTTACGCCCAGCTGGAGTGCAACCATATCGCGATTTCCGATCTCAACTATTTTGTCGAGCAGTGTCCTGAAGACCCGGTCAGCGAAGTGATCAAAGTGCAGATCCACTCGATTGAGCCGAAACAGGTGACGCTGCATTAA
- the kdsA gene encoding 3-deoxy-8-phosphooctulonate synthase encodes MKQKVVSIGDIDVANDLPFVLFGGMNVLESRDLAMSICEHYVTVTQKLGIPYVFKASFDKANRSSIHSYRGPGLEEGMKIFEELKKTFGVKIITDVHEAAQAQPVSEVVDVIQLPAFLARQTDLVEAMAKTGAVINVKKPQFVSPGQMGNIVDKFKEGGNDQVILCDRGSNFGYDNLVVDMLGINVMKNVTGGHPVIFDVTHALQTRDPFGAASGGRRAQVAELARAGMAVGLAGLFLEAHPDPNNAKCDGPSALPLDKLEPFLAQMKAIDDLVKSFPELDTSN; translated from the coding sequence ATGAAACAGAAAGTGGTTAGCATTGGCGATATCGACGTAGCAAACGATCTGCCGTTTGTGCTGTTTGGCGGTATGAACGTGCTCGAATCGCGCGATCTGGCGATGAGCATCTGCGAACACTACGTCACCGTGACGCAAAAACTGGGCATTCCTTACGTATTCAAGGCCTCTTTCGACAAGGCCAACCGCTCTTCCATTCACTCGTACCGCGGTCCGGGCCTGGAAGAAGGGATGAAGATCTTTGAAGAGCTGAAAAAAACCTTCGGCGTGAAAATCATCACCGACGTGCATGAAGCGGCGCAGGCGCAGCCGGTTTCCGAAGTGGTTGACGTGATCCAGCTGCCGGCCTTCCTGGCGCGCCAGACCGATCTGGTGGAAGCGATGGCGAAAACCGGCGCGGTGATCAACGTCAAGAAGCCGCAGTTCGTCAGCCCGGGGCAGATGGGCAACATCGTCGACAAGTTCAAAGAGGGCGGTAACGACCAGGTGATCCTGTGCGATCGCGGCAGCAACTTTGGCTATGACAACCTGGTGGTCGACATGCTGGGCATCAACGTGATGAAGAACGTGACCGGCGGCCATCCGGTGATCTTCGACGTGACCCACGCGCTGCAGACCCGCGACCCGTTCGGCGCCGCGTCCGGCGGCCGCCGCGCTCAGGTGGCCGAGCTGGCGCGCGCCGGCATGGCGGTCGGCCTGGCCGGCCTGTTCCTCGAAGCGCACCCGGATCCGAACAACGCCAAGTGCGACGGCCCGTCCGCGCTGCCGTTGGACAAGCTGGAGCCGTTCCTGGCGCAGATGAAAGCCATCGACGACCTGGTGAAGAGCTTCCCGGAGCTGGATACCAGCAACTAA
- the dauA gene encoding C4-dicarboxylic acid transporter DauA: MKTHEINKIRPFSALIDACWREPYSLARLLKDAIAGVTVGIIAIPLAMALAIASGVPPQYGLYTAAIAGIVIAVSGGSRYSVSGPTAAFVVILYPVSQQFGLAGLLVATLISGVFLLLMGLARLGRLIEYIPLPVTLGFTSGIAITIATMQIKDFFGLQLAHTPENYVGKLHALLQALPTLDFGDTLIGAVTLLILIFWPKLGLRVPGHLPALLAGTALMGLLALFDHPVATIGSRFSYLLADGSSGQGIPPILPQLLLPWDLPGGGGQPFTLSWQTVSALLPAAFSMAMLGAIESLLCAVVLDGMTGKKHNSNSELIGQGAGNIIAPFFGGITATAAIARSAANVRAGATSPVSAIIHALLVLLALLVLAPWLSYLPLAAMAALLLMVAWNMSEAHKVVYLLRRAPKDDILVLLLCMSLTVLFDMVIAITVGIVLASLLFMRRIARMTKLSELSADHGRLVLRVNGPLFFAAAERIFTELLARSEGYRTIVLQWDAVPVLDAGGLSALRRFIEVLPADKKLVITDVPFQPLKTLARARVQPIEGRLQFYPTLPEALAATDA, translated from the coding sequence ATGAAAACGCATGAAATAAACAAAATTCGCCCCTTCAGCGCGCTGATAGACGCCTGCTGGCGGGAACCTTATAGCCTGGCGCGGTTGCTGAAAGACGCTATCGCCGGGGTGACGGTCGGCATTATCGCCATCCCGCTGGCGATGGCGCTGGCGATCGCCAGCGGCGTGCCGCCGCAATACGGCCTGTATACCGCCGCCATCGCTGGCATCGTCATCGCCGTCAGCGGCGGTTCGCGCTACAGCGTCTCCGGCCCCACCGCCGCCTTCGTGGTGATCCTGTATCCGGTTTCGCAGCAGTTCGGCTTGGCCGGCCTGCTGGTCGCCACGCTGATCTCCGGAGTATTTCTGCTGCTGATGGGGCTGGCGCGCCTGGGCCGGCTGATCGAGTACATTCCGCTGCCGGTGACGCTCGGCTTTACCTCCGGCATCGCCATCACCATCGCCACCATGCAGATCAAGGACTTCTTCGGCCTGCAGCTGGCGCACACGCCGGAAAATTACGTCGGCAAACTGCACGCCCTGCTGCAGGCGCTGCCAACGCTGGATTTCGGTGATACCCTGATCGGCGCGGTGACGCTCTTGATCCTGATCTTCTGGCCCAAGCTCGGCCTGCGGGTGCCTGGCCACCTGCCGGCGCTGCTGGCGGGCACTGCGCTGATGGGACTGCTGGCGCTGTTTGATCACCCGGTGGCGACCATCGGCTCGCGCTTCAGCTACCTGCTGGCCGACGGCAGCAGCGGACAGGGCATCCCGCCGATCCTGCCGCAGTTGCTGCTGCCCTGGGATCTGCCGGGCGGCGGCGGGCAGCCGTTCACCCTGAGCTGGCAAACCGTTTCCGCCCTGTTACCGGCGGCGTTTTCGATGGCGATGCTCGGCGCGATCGAATCGCTGCTGTGCGCGGTGGTGCTCGACGGCATGACCGGCAAGAAGCACAACTCGAACAGCGAACTGATCGGCCAGGGCGCGGGCAACATCATCGCGCCGTTCTTCGGCGGCATTACCGCCACCGCCGCGATTGCCCGTTCGGCGGCCAACGTGCGCGCCGGCGCCACCTCGCCGGTATCCGCCATCATCCACGCGCTGCTGGTGCTGCTGGCGCTGCTGGTATTGGCGCCGTGGCTCTCTTACCTGCCGCTGGCGGCGATGGCGGCGCTGCTGCTGATGGTCGCCTGGAACATGAGCGAGGCGCACAAGGTGGTTTACCTGCTGCGCCGGGCGCCGAAGGACGACATTCTGGTGCTGCTGCTGTGCATGTCGCTGACGGTGCTGTTCGACATGGTGATCGCCATTACCGTGGGCATCGTGCTGGCGTCGCTGCTGTTTATGCGCCGTATCGCCCGTATGACAAAGCTGAGTGAGCTGAGCGCCGACCACGGCCGCCTGGTGCTGCGGGTGAACGGCCCGCTGTTCTTCGCCGCCGCCGAGCGCATCTTTACCGAACTGCTGGCGCGCAGCGAAGGCTACCGCACGATCGTGCTGCAATGGGATGCGGTGCCGGTGCTCGACGCCGGCGGCCTGAGCGCCCTGCGGCGCTTTATCGAGGTGCTGCCGGCGGACAAAAAGCTGGTGATCACCGACGTGCCATTCCAGCCGCTGAAAACCCTGGCGCGCGCGCGGGTGCAGCCGATCGAGGGCCGCTTGCAGTTCTACCCGACGCTGCCGGAAGCGCTGGCGGCCACCGACGCCTAA
- a CDS encoding heme-degrading domain-containing protein, whose translation MNIDDELQALSEQEATLAFTHFDAATAWELGAALKTAAERRGLSIAIEIQLAGQTLFYYAMPGATPDIADWVRRKRNLVNHFHKSSYAIGLRLQQRQTSLEERYGLNVRDYSVHGGAFPLTLTGLGCVGSISISGAPQKEDHQLLVSTLANFLGLSLPALH comes from the coding sequence ATGAATATCGACGATGAACTGCAGGCGCTCAGCGAACAGGAAGCGACGCTGGCCTTTACCCATTTTGATGCCGCCACCGCCTGGGAACTGGGCGCGGCGCTGAAAACCGCCGCCGAGCGGCGCGGCCTGAGCATCGCCATCGAGATCCAACTGGCCGGGCAAACGCTGTTTTATTACGCCATGCCGGGCGCCACGCCGGACATCGCCGACTGGGTGCGGCGCAAGCGTAATCTGGTGAACCATTTTCACAAAAGCTCTTACGCCATCGGCCTGCGCCTGCAGCAGCGGCAAACGTCGCTGGAGGAACGCTACGGGCTGAACGTGCGCGACTATTCGGTGCACGGCGGCGCCTTCCCGCTCACCCTGACCGGCCTCGGCTGCGTCGGCAGCATCAGCATTTCCGGCGCGCCGCAGAAAGAAGACCATCAGCTGCTGGTGAGCACTTTAGCGAACTTTCTCGGCTTATCTCTTCCCGCCCTGCACTAA
- the mfd gene encoding transcription-repair coupling factor, with product MSTSDSRNRSSSPRYSLPDRAGDLRQLGQLTGAACAVECAEIVERHPGPVMLIAPDMQNALRLRDEIQQFTDQMVTTLSDWETLPYDSFSPHQEIISDRLSSLYHLPTMARGVIILPVNTLMQRVCPHEFLHGHALVMKKGQRLSRDKLRAQLEQAGYRSVDQVMEHGEFATRGALLDLYPMGSDEPYRIDFFDDEIDSLRIFDVDSQRTLSEVEAINLLPAHEFPTDKNAIELFRSQWREQFEVRRDAEHIYQQVSKSAWPAGIEYWQPLFFSQPLPSLFSYLPANTLIVNTGDLEGAAERFWQDVNQRYESRRVDPMRPLLAPDTLWLRVDALFGELKAWPRIALKTDELPAKAGNTNLDYHALPDLAVQAQHKSPLDNLRRFIEGFDGSVIFSVESEGRRETLQDLLGRIKLAPALIQRLDQTETAGRYMMVGAAEHGFLDGLRRRALICESDLLGERVSRRRQDNRRTINTDTLIRNLAELHPGQPVVHLEHGVGRYVGLTTLEAGGIKAEYLILSYAGEDKLYVPVSSLHLISRYAGGADENAPLHKLGGDAWTRARQKAAERVRDVAAELLDIYAQRAAKAGFAFKHNREQYQLFCQSFPFETTPDQEQAINAVLSDMCQPLAMDRLVCGDVGFGKTEVAMRAAFLAVENGKQVAVLVPTTLLAQQHFDNFRDRFATWPIRIEMMSRFRSAKEQQQVLDDAAEGKVDIIIGTHKLLQSDLRWKDLGLLIVDEEHRFGVRHKERIKAMRADVDILTLTATPIPRTLNMAMSGMRDLSIIATPPARRLAVKTFVREYDSLVVREAILREVLRGGQVYYLYNDVENIEKAAQRLAELVPEARIAIGHGQMRERDLERVMNDFHHQRFNVLVCTTIIETGIDIPSANTIIIERADRFGLAQLHQLRGRVGRSHHQAYAYLLTPNPKAMGADAHKRLEAIASLEDLGAGFALATHDLEIRGAGELLGEDQSGQMTTVGFSLYMELLESAVDALKNGREPSLEDLTSSQTEVELRMPTLLPEDFIPDVNTRLSLYKRIASAKSDGELDELKVELIDRFGQLPDAARNLLQCAALRLHAQKLGIKRIESNERGGFIEFGDNNRVDPGYLIGLLQGNPQVYRLDGPSKLKFTLDLADRQKRLTFTEELLDAFREHTLAA from the coding sequence ATGAGCACTTCCGATAGCCGTAACCGTTCCTCATCCCCTCGTTATTCTCTGCCCGATCGCGCAGGCGATCTGCGCCAGCTGGGGCAACTGACCGGCGCGGCCTGCGCCGTGGAGTGCGCCGAGATCGTCGAACGCCACCCTGGCCCGGTGATGCTGATCGCGCCGGACATGCAAAACGCCCTGCGGCTGCGCGACGAGATCCAGCAGTTCACCGACCAGATGGTGACCACGCTGTCCGACTGGGAAACCCTGCCGTATGACAGCTTCTCGCCGCATCAGGAAATCATCTCGGATCGTTTGTCGAGCCTGTATCATCTGCCGACCATGGCGCGCGGCGTGATCATTTTGCCGGTCAATACCCTGATGCAGCGCGTCTGCCCGCACGAGTTCCTGCACGGCCACGCGCTGGTGATGAAGAAAGGCCAGCGCCTGTCGCGCGACAAGCTGCGCGCGCAGCTGGAACAGGCCGGCTATCGCAGCGTCGATCAGGTGATGGAGCACGGCGAATTCGCCACCCGCGGCGCGCTGCTCGATCTTTACCCGATGGGCAGCGATGAGCCTTACCGCATCGACTTTTTCGATGACGAAATCGACAGCCTGCGCATCTTCGACGTCGATAGCCAGCGCACGCTGAGCGAAGTCGAGGCCATCAATCTGTTGCCGGCCCACGAGTTCCCCACCGACAAGAACGCCATCGAGCTGTTCCGCAGCCAGTGGCGCGAGCAGTTCGAGGTGCGCCGCGACGCCGAACACATCTATCAGCAGGTCAGCAAAAGCGCCTGGCCGGCCGGCATCGAGTACTGGCAGCCGCTGTTCTTCAGCCAGCCGCTGCCGTCGCTGTTCAGCTACCTGCCGGCCAACACGCTGATCGTCAATACCGGCGATCTGGAGGGCGCCGCCGAGCGCTTCTGGCAAGACGTCAACCAGCGTTACGAAAGCCGCCGCGTCGATCCGATGCGCCCGCTGCTGGCGCCGGATACGCTGTGGCTGCGCGTCGACGCGCTGTTCGGCGAGCTGAAGGCCTGGCCGCGCATCGCGCTGAAAACCGATGAGCTGCCGGCCAAGGCCGGCAATACCAATCTGGACTACCATGCCCTGCCCGATCTGGCGGTGCAGGCGCAGCATAAATCCCCGCTGGATAACCTGCGGCGCTTTATCGAAGGCTTCGACGGCAGCGTAATTTTCTCCGTCGAGAGCGAGGGGCGGCGTGAAACGCTGCAGGATCTGCTCGGCCGCATCAAGCTGGCGCCGGCGCTGATTCAACGCCTCGATCAGACGGAAACGGCGGGCCGTTACATGATGGTCGGCGCCGCGGAACACGGCTTCCTCGACGGCCTGCGCCGGCGGGCGCTGATCTGCGAAAGCGATCTGCTCGGCGAGCGCGTCAGCCGCCGCCGGCAGGACAACCGGCGCACCATCAACACCGATACCCTGATCCGCAACCTGGCGGAGCTGCATCCCGGCCAGCCGGTGGTGCACCTGGAGCACGGCGTCGGCCGCTACGTCGGCCTGACCACGCTGGAGGCCGGCGGCATCAAGGCCGAATACCTTATCCTCTCCTACGCCGGTGAGGACAAGCTGTACGTGCCGGTTTCTTCGCTGCATCTGATCAGCCGCTACGCCGGCGGCGCGGACGAAAACGCCCCGCTGCACAAACTGGGCGGCGACGCCTGGACGCGCGCGCGGCAGAAAGCGGCCGAGCGGGTGCGCGACGTGGCGGCGGAGCTGCTGGATATCTACGCCCAGCGCGCCGCCAAGGCCGGTTTCGCCTTCAAACACAACCGCGAACAGTATCAGCTGTTCTGCCAGAGCTTCCCGTTCGAAACCACGCCGGATCAGGAACAGGCGATCAATGCCGTATTGAGCGACATGTGTCAGCCGCTGGCGATGGATCGCCTGGTGTGCGGCGACGTCGGCTTCGGCAAAACCGAAGTGGCGATGCGCGCCGCCTTCCTGGCGGTGGAAAACGGCAAGCAGGTGGCGGTGCTGGTGCCGACCACCCTGCTGGCGCAGCAACACTTCGACAACTTCCGCGATCGCTTCGCCACCTGGCCGATCCGCATCGAGATGATGTCGCGCTTCCGCAGCGCCAAAGAGCAGCAGCAGGTGCTGGACGACGCGGCAGAAGGCAAGGTGGACATCATCATCGGCACCCACAAGCTGTTGCAGAGCGATCTGCGCTGGAAAGACCTGGGGCTGCTGATCGTCGATGAAGAACACCGCTTCGGCGTGCGCCATAAAGAACGTATCAAGGCGATGCGCGCCGACGTCGATATCCTGACGCTGACCGCCACGCCGATCCCGCGCACCCTGAACATGGCGATGAGCGGCATGCGCGATCTGTCGATCATCGCCACCCCGCCGGCGCGCCGCTTGGCGGTGAAGACCTTCGTGCGCGAATACGACAGCCTGGTCGTGCGCGAGGCGATCCTGCGTGAAGTGCTGCGCGGCGGCCAGGTTTACTACCTCTACAACGACGTCGAAAACATCGAGAAAGCGGCGCAGCGCCTGGCGGAACTGGTACCGGAAGCGCGCATCGCCATCGGCCACGGCCAGATGCGCGAGCGCGATCTGGAACGGGTGATGAACGATTTCCACCACCAGCGCTTCAACGTGCTGGTGTGCACCACCATCATCGAAACCGGCATCGATATTCCCAGCGCCAACACCATCATCATCGAGCGCGCCGATCGCTTCGGCCTGGCGCAGCTGCACCAGCTGCGCGGCCGCGTTGGGCGCTCGCACCACCAGGCTTACGCCTATCTGCTGACGCCAAACCCGAAAGCCATGGGCGCCGACGCCCATAAACGGCTAGAGGCCATCGCGTCGCTGGAAGATCTCGGCGCCGGTTTCGCGCTGGCGACCCACGATCTGGAGATCCGCGGCGCCGGCGAGCTGCTGGGCGAAGACCAGAGCGGCCAGATGACCACCGTCGGCTTCTCGCTCTACATGGAGCTGTTGGAAAGCGCCGTCGATGCGTTGAAAAACGGCCGCGAACCGTCACTGGAAGATCTCACCAGCAGCCAGACCGAGGTGGAACTGCGCATGCCGACGCTGCTGCCGGAAGATTTCATTCCCGACGTCAATACCCGCCTGTCGCTGTACAAGCGCATCGCCAGCGCGAAGAGCGACGGCGAGCTGGATGAGCTGAAAGTCGAGCTGATCGACCGCTTCGGTCAGTTGCCGGACGCGGCGCGCAACCTGTTGCAGTGCGCGGCGCTGCGCCTGCATGCGCAGAAGCTGGGCATCAAACGCATCGAGAGCAACGAGCGCGGCGGCTTTATCGAGTTCGGCGACAACAACCGCGTCGATCCCGGTTATCTGATTGGCCTGTTGCAGGGCAATCCGCAGGTTTACCGCCTGGACGGCCCGAGCAAGCTGAAGTTCACGCTCGATCTGGCCGATCGCCAAAAACGCCTGACGTTCACCGAAGAGCTGTTGGACGCCTTCCGCGAACACACGCTGGCGGCCTGA
- the lolC gene encoding lipoprotein-releasing ABC transporter permease subunit LolC encodes MYQPVALFIGLRYMRGRASDRFGRFVSWLSTIGITLGVMALVTVLSVMNGFEKDLENNILGLMPQALITSPQGSVNPQQLPASEVQKLQGVTRVAPLTTGDVVLQSARSVAVGVMLGVNPDEADPLTPYLVNVKQQQLQPGQYNIIIGEQLAGQLGVKRGDSLRVMVPSASQFTPMGRIPSQRLFTLIGTFHANSEVDGYQLLVNQQDASRLMRYPAGNITGWRLFLQQPLAVDTLSQQPLPAGTVWKDWRDRKGELFQAVRMEKNMMGLLLSLIVAVAAFNIITSLGLLVMEKQGEVAILQTQGLTRRQIMSVFMVQGASAGIIGSLLGTLLGVLLATNLNNLMPILGALIDGASLPVAVDPLQVTIIAVVAMAVSLLSTLYPSWRAAAVQPAEALRYE; translated from the coding sequence ATGTATCAACCTGTCGCGTTATTCATTGGCCTGCGCTACATGCGCGGGCGAGCCTCAGACCGCTTCGGGCGGTTTGTTTCCTGGCTTTCCACCATCGGCATTACGCTGGGGGTGATGGCGTTGGTCACCGTGCTGTCGGTGATGAACGGATTCGAAAAGGATCTGGAGAACAACATCCTCGGCCTGATGCCGCAGGCGTTGATCACCAGCCCGCAAGGATCGGTTAATCCGCAGCAGCTGCCTGCCTCCGAGGTGCAGAAGCTGCAGGGCGTCACGCGCGTTGCGCCGCTGACCACCGGTGACGTGGTGCTGCAAAGCGCCCGCAGCGTGGCGGTCGGGGTGATGCTCGGCGTCAATCCCGACGAGGCCGATCCGCTGACCCCGTATCTGGTCAACGTCAAGCAGCAGCAGCTGCAGCCGGGCCAATACAACATCATCATCGGCGAACAGCTGGCGGGGCAACTCGGCGTCAAACGCGGCGATTCGCTGCGCGTGATGGTGCCGAGCGCCAGCCAGTTCACGCCGATGGGCCGCATTCCCAGCCAGCGTCTGTTCACCCTCATCGGCACCTTCCACGCCAACAGCGAGGTGGACGGCTATCAGCTGCTGGTCAACCAACAGGACGCTTCGCGCCTGATGCGCTACCCGGCCGGCAACATCACCGGCTGGCGCCTGTTCCTGCAGCAGCCGCTGGCGGTCGATACCCTCAGCCAACAGCCGTTGCCGGCGGGCACGGTCTGGAAAGACTGGCGTGATCGCAAGGGCGAGCTGTTCCAGGCGGTGCGCATGGAGAAGAATATGATGGGGCTGTTGCTCAGCCTGATCGTGGCGGTGGCGGCGTTTAACATCATTACCTCGCTCGGCCTGCTGGTGATGGAGAAGCAGGGCGAGGTCGCCATTCTGCAGACCCAGGGGCTGACCCGCCGCCAGATCATGTCGGTGTTTATGGTGCAGGGCGCCAGCGCCGGCATCATCGGCTCGCTGCTCGGCACGCTGCTCGGCGTGTTGCTGGCCACCAACCTGAATAACCTGATGCCGATCCTCGGCGCCCTGATCGACGGCGCTTCGCTGCCGGTGGCGGTCGATCCGCTGCAGGTGACGATCATCGCCGTGGTGGCGATGGCGGTTTCCCTGTTGTCCACGCTTTATCCTTCATGGCGCGCTGCCGCCGTACAACCCGCTGAGGCTTTACGTTATGAGTAA
- the lolD gene encoding lipoprotein-releasing ABC transporter ATP-binding protein LolD: MSNHLLLQCDNLCKTYQEGNLHTDVLRNVSFAMQQGEMMAIVGSSGSGKSTLLHLLGGLDSPTSGEVIFKGASLNAMSSAAKAELRNRQLGFIYQFHHLLPDFTALENAAMPLLIGGAKPAQAQEKAREMLAAVGLEKRSKHRPSELSGGERQRVAIARALVNNPALVLADEPTGNLDKRTADSIFDLLGELNVRQGTAFLVVTHDLQLAKRLSRQLEMADGHLQAQLTLMGAE, translated from the coding sequence ATGAGTAACCATCTTTTGCTGCAGTGTGACAACCTGTGCAAGACCTATCAGGAAGGCAATCTGCACACCGACGTGCTGCGCAACGTCAGCTTTGCCATGCAGCAGGGCGAGATGATGGCGATCGTCGGCAGCTCGGGTTCCGGCAAGAGCACCCTGTTGCACCTGCTGGGCGGGCTGGACTCGCCGACCTCCGGCGAGGTGATCTTCAAGGGCGCATCGCTGAACGCCATGTCTTCGGCGGCCAAGGCCGAGCTGCGCAACCGCCAGCTCGGCTTCATCTATCAGTTTCACCATCTGCTGCCGGACTTCACCGCGCTGGAAAACGCCGCCATGCCGCTGCTGATCGGCGGCGCCAAGCCGGCGCAGGCGCAGGAGAAGGCGCGGGAGATGCTGGCGGCGGTCGGGCTGGAAAAACGCAGCAAACACCGCCCGTCCGAGCTTTCCGGCGGCGAGCGTCAGCGCGTGGCGATCGCGCGCGCGCTGGTCAATAATCCGGCGCTGGTGCTGGCGGACGAACCGACCGGCAACCTGGACAAACGCACCGCGGACAGCATCTTCGATCTGCTGGGCGAGCTGAACGTGCGTCAGGGCACCGCTTTTCTGGTGGTGACGCACGATCTGCAACTGGCCAAGCGCCTGAGCCGCCAGCTGGAAATGGCCGACGGCCACCTGCAGGCGCAGCTGACCCTGATGGGGGCCGAGTAA